In Deltaproteobacteria bacterium, a genomic segment contains:
- a CDS encoding PD-(D/E)XK nuclease family protein, protein MTHLILPLSSSLVSQVADMLLKDRPCTQDLSDAACVFPGKRPALYLRQELARRIGRAFLPPAIFDVDGFMSYLARMTERGRGLREADLVTRLHHVFSAAREAGKTRLSERFEDFLFWGMRLLEIFDEFGTELVDAADIEGAVVIALHEAGLSEEAQGIWQTLPDLFKAYKRRLLDEHIATRGENYRSAAEAIDRIDLPFDQCVIAGFTALTRAEEKVFASLARRGIARMVIQEDRQGGFHTRPDFAARLIGVIPGTWERMDGPVTSPPSPHIQIFRAPDLHAELDLARKVMQEIPLPDTSDMAICLPDPGALVPVLAWLVEETGAPFNVSMGYPLERTPAASLLMKALDAVESEEGGACHVPEYLAFLKHPIVMSLTPKDAPETGDLRPVVHAVSQACTERRLIYVDPAGLEDIMEYGGAIPPGLRALLSQVHKKGLFAPRAARTVREFADALSDLLCFATTNGPAAAHPFGREAIETIIRLLDEAAYSPLGPEPMTAQGFRRLLAHLFRSTPIPFQGSPLAGIQVLGFLETRSLRFRHVLLFDASEGILPGAQDPDPILPDGIRRALGLPARETAVGIVRHHFRALVAGAGTVHIFSTEKEDAEPSRFVQELIWEEEKKKGAINAVPITSLTESYRVPLPEHRPRPKTNEVLSLLGGFSYSPQALDTYLGCPFRFYARYVLGIEEPRPMVQAEIDPLITGEIVHETLEEFYRMFLGKPIEPCEAWEARLEAVCDQTLEKRFAEPASWSGPVRLLREILLYRLQNFVEDDLKTARGRRLLALEDRAQARLHLNDGSSVNLSGRLDRVELDPDGTLWVLDYKTGRADMPSSLPHGPVSGRHEIKKAFGSLQLPVYLILSQGRQDVRFKAMNAGIYAIGGTGGKDGRGKNGTLRPLIPEGTPWKEALEMIFIPAVQSVIGEILDPEVPFIEDPSDPGSCRNCPYSQGLCRAAG, encoded by the coding sequence ATGACCCATCTCATCCTTCCCCTTTCCTCCTCGCTCGTTTCGCAGGTGGCGGACATGCTCCTCAAGGACCGTCCTTGTACGCAGGATCTGTCTGATGCAGCCTGCGTCTTTCCAGGAAAGAGGCCTGCGCTCTACCTCAGACAGGAGCTTGCGCGCCGAATCGGCAGGGCCTTTCTCCCGCCCGCCATCTTTGACGTGGACGGCTTCATGTCCTATCTCGCCCGCATGACCGAAAGGGGCAGGGGGTTGAGGGAGGCCGATCTGGTGACCCGTCTCCATCACGTCTTCTCTGCTGCCAGAGAGGCCGGAAAGACGAGGCTATCCGAACGCTTCGAGGACTTCCTCTTCTGGGGCATGAGACTCCTTGAGATCTTTGACGAATTTGGGACCGAACTCGTGGATGCAGCGGATATTGAAGGGGCAGTCGTGATCGCCCTCCATGAGGCCGGGCTCTCTGAGGAGGCACAGGGGATCTGGCAGACCCTTCCAGACCTTTTTAAGGCCTATAAAAGGCGCCTTTTGGATGAGCACATCGCAACACGAGGGGAAAACTACCGGTCCGCGGCCGAGGCCATTGACCGAATCGATCTTCCCTTCGACCAGTGCGTCATTGCCGGGTTTACGGCCCTCACAAGGGCAGAAGAAAAGGTCTTTGCCTCACTTGCACGGCGCGGCATCGCCCGCATGGTGATCCAGGAAGACCGTCAGGGCGGGTTCCATACCCGCCCGGATTTTGCCGCCCGTCTCATTGGGGTCATCCCTGGGACATGGGAACGCATGGATGGCCCCGTTACTTCGCCTCCTTCCCCGCACATCCAGATCTTCCGTGCCCCTGACCTCCACGCAGAGCTGGATCTCGCACGAAAGGTCATGCAGGAAATACCCTTGCCTGACACATCTGACATGGCCATCTGCCTTCCCGACCCGGGCGCCCTTGTCCCGGTCCTCGCCTGGCTCGTGGAGGAAACGGGTGCGCCCTTCAACGTCTCCATGGGCTATCCCCTCGAGCGCACCCCAGCCGCCAGCCTTCTCATGAAGGCCCTTGACGCCGTAGAATCCGAAGAGGGCGGGGCCTGTCACGTCCCGGAATATCTAGCATTTTTGAAACATCCCATTGTCATGTCCCTCACCCCTAAGGACGCGCCTGAAACGGGTGATCTCCGCCCAGTGGTCCACGCGGTCTCGCAAGCCTGCACGGAAAGGAGACTTATATACGTGGATCCGGCCGGGCTCGAGGATATCATGGAGTATGGCGGCGCGATCCCTCCAGGTCTCCGGGCGCTCCTTTCACAGGTCCACAAAAAGGGGCTCTTCGCCCCCAGGGCCGCCCGTACAGTCCGGGAGTTCGCAGATGCCCTCTCAGACCTTCTCTGCTTTGCGACGACAAACGGCCCAGCAGCCGCCCATCCCTTTGGAAGGGAGGCCATCGAGACCATCATCCGCCTCCTCGACGAGGCCGCCTATTCCCCCCTCGGCCCTGAGCCCATGACCGCCCAGGGATTCCGGCGCCTTCTCGCCCATCTATTCCGCTCGACCCCCATACCATTTCAGGGAAGCCCGCTTGCCGGGATCCAGGTCCTGGGTTTTCTCGAGACCCGTTCCCTCAGGTTTCGCCACGTCCTTCTCTTCGACGCCTCAGAAGGCATCCTTCCAGGGGCACAGGATCCGGATCCCATACTCCCAGACGGTATAAGACGCGCCCTGGGCCTCCCGGCCCGGGAGACCGCAGTCGGGATCGTCAGACACCACTTTCGGGCCCTCGTGGCAGGGGCTGGCACGGTCCATATCTTTTCGACCGAAAAGGAAGACGCAGAGCCCAGCAGGTTCGTCCAGGAACTCATCTGGGAAGAGGAAAAGAAAAAAGGGGCAATTAACGCCGTTCCAATCACCAGTCTGACCGAAAGTTACCGGGTCCCCCTTCCCGAACACCGCCCCAGGCCAAAGACGAATGAGGTCCTATCCCTTCTTGGTGGATTTAGCTACTCGCCCCAAGCCCTTGATACCTACCTCGGCTGCCCATTTCGGTTCTATGCCAGATACGTCCTCGGCATAGAGGAGCCGCGCCCCATGGTCCAGGCCGAGATCGACCCCTTGATAACAGGGGAGATCGTCCACGAGACACTCGAGGAATTTTATAGAATGTTTCTTGGCAAGCCCATTGAACCGTGTGAGGCATGGGAGGCGAGGCTCGAGGCGGTATGCGACCAGACGCTCGAAAAACGGTTTGCTGAGCCGGCCTCCTGGAGCGGGCCGGTCCGCCTCTTGCGGGAGATCCTCCTCTATCGCCTGCAAAATTTCGTAGAAGATGACCTGAAGACCGCAAGAGGCAGAAGGCTTTTGGCCCTCGAGGACAGGGCGCAGGCACGGCTCCATCTTAATGACGGGTCATCTGTGAATCTATCCGGGCGGCTTGACCGTGTGGAGCTCGACCCTGACGGGACCCTCTGGGTCCTGGACTACAAGACAGGAAGGGCCGACATGCCGTCCTCGCTCCCGCACGGGCCAGTCTCAGGACGTCATGAGATAAAAAAGGCCTTTGGATCCCTCCAGCTTCCTGTCTATCTCATCCTCTCACAGGGGAGGCAGGACGTACGGTTTAAGGCCATGAACGCCGGGATCTACGCCATTGGAGGCACTGGTGGAAAAGACGGCAGGGGCAAAAATGGGACCCTTCGGCCCCTCATTCCCGAAGGCACGCCATGGAAAGAGGCCCTCGAGATGATCTTCATCCCAGCAGTTCAATCTGTCATCGGGGAGATCCTTGACCCAGAGGTGCCCTTTATCGAGGACCCGTCCGATCCGGGCTCATGCAGGAATTGCCCGTATTCACAGGGCCTCTGCAGGGCCGCAGGGTAA
- a CDS encoding glycosyltransferase — MKTVHIIGSKTLGGAERFFLRLVSALATHGLEVTAIVRKGSEVAKAVRDVVPAVELPLRTVWDPLSRMEISREIKRIRPEVVQTYMGRATRLTRLERGRGPVHIARLGGYYKLAGYRHAHAWIVNTRGLGDYLIENGFPADRIHLIGNFIHIPRPKPKDEIDSIRPSLGIPEDAVVLMTAGRFIEVKGHAGLLEAFSLIPQRIEGRRPWLLILGDGPLGPSLKAQARALGIDDRTVWAGWQTEPEPFFHAADLVVFPSHEQETFGNVILEAWAAGKPLVTTCFRGAREITRHGEDAWQVPCRDPKALARGIVKVLEDPTLAARIANRGSEKVREEFSREAIVRQYVKLYERLMSAPGEKDL; from the coding sequence ATGAAGACCGTCCACATCATCGGAAGTAAGACCCTTGGGGGGGCGGAACGTTTTTTCCTTCGCCTCGTCTCCGCCTTGGCAACGCATGGGCTCGAGGTGACCGCTATTGTGAGGAAGGGAAGCGAGGTGGCCAAGGCGGTAAGAGATGTGGTCCCGGCCGTGGAACTTCCCCTGCGGACCGTCTGGGATCCCCTCTCCCGCATGGAGATCTCACGCGAGATCAAAAGGATCCGGCCCGAGGTGGTCCAGACCTACATGGGCCGGGCGACCCGGCTCACCCGACTGGAACGGGGACGTGGCCCGGTCCATATCGCACGCCTCGGGGGATATTACAAGCTTGCAGGCTACCGCCACGCCCATGCATGGATCGTCAATACACGAGGACTTGGCGACTATCTCATTGAGAACGGCTTTCCTGCCGATCGGATCCATCTCATCGGAAACTTCATCCATATCCCCCGACCGAAACCGAAAGACGAGATCGACTCCATCAGACCCTCGTTGGGGATCCCCGAGGATGCGGTCGTACTCATGACTGCCGGACGATTCATCGAGGTCAAGGGACACGCGGGGCTACTGGAGGCATTTTCGCTCATCCCGCAGCGGATCGAAGGTAGGCGTCCCTGGCTCCTCATTCTGGGGGACGGACCCCTTGGGCCATCCCTGAAGGCACAGGCCAGGGCCCTCGGGATCGATGACAGGACCGTCTGGGCCGGGTGGCAGACCGAACCCGAACCCTTTTTCCATGCCGCCGACCTCGTGGTCTTTCCTTCCCATGAGCAAGAGACGTTCGGAAACGTGATCCTTGAGGCCTGGGCTGCAGGAAAACCCCTCGTCACTACCTGCTTTCGGGGGGCGCGCGAGATCACGCGGCACGGCGAGGACGCATGGCAGGTGCCCTGCAGGGATCCCAAGGCCCTCGCCCGAGGAATCGTTAAGGTCCTGGAAGACCCAACGCTTGCCGCGCGGATTGCCAATCGGGGAAGCGAAAAGGTCAGGGAGGAATTCAGCCGGGAAGCGATCGTCCGCCAGTATGTGAAACTCTATGAAAGGCTCATGTCAGCGCCTGGGGAGAAGGACCTGTGA
- a CDS encoding polysaccharide deacetylase family protein: MYHQVGDFPPMKAHRSTYCLRRRFASQMALLSRLRCPVLPFDEALAVLAGGRPVPQRAVVLTFDDGCENFYEHAFPVLKRYRFPAIVYLVSGLVGKRAEWFAADGRTTPPLMDRERILGLVREGIAFGSHGMSHMRLSGLDQKTLHREIAQSKTDLESLLGIPIHHFCFPYGSHDKAAVAMVRRAGYASAVTCVRGAALPGEDPFQLPRKAISYGDSLAGFLWKILFKNRRKTPPLQVPEKHRSGRPDQSKE, encoded by the coding sequence ATGTATCATCAGGTGGGCGATTTCCCCCCCATGAAGGCCCACCGCTCCACTTACTGCCTTCGTCGGCGCTTTGCTTCCCAGATGGCCCTTCTAAGCCGCCTCCGATGCCCAGTACTCCCATTTGACGAGGCCCTTGCCGTCCTCGCTGGCGGAAGACCCGTACCGCAACGGGCCGTTGTCCTCACCTTTGACGACGGCTGCGAAAACTTTTACGAACACGCCTTTCCGGTCCTCAAACGCTACCGATTCCCGGCCATCGTCTATCTCGTCTCTGGGCTTGTGGGAAAACGGGCCGAATGGTTTGCTGCGGACGGGAGAACGACCCCTCCCCTCATGGATCGAGAGCGGATCCTCGGCCTTGTCAGGGAAGGCATCGCCTTCGGCTCCCACGGGATGAGCCACATGAGACTTTCCGGCCTCGACCAGAAGACCCTTCACAGGGAGATCGCCCAGAGCAAAACAGACCTCGAATCCCTCCTCGGGATCCCGATTCACCACTTCTGCTTTCCTTATGGAAGCCACGACAAGGCGGCAGTTGCAATGGTCAGAAGGGCCGGCTACGCCTCAGCGGTCACCTGTGTCAGGGGGGCAGCCCTTCCAGGCGAAGACCCTTTCCAGCTCCCGAGAAAGGCCATCTCTTACGGGGACAGCCTGGCCGGATTCCTTTGGAAGATCCTTTTCAAGAACCGCAGAAAGACGCCACCCCTTCAAGTTCCTGAAAAACATAGAAGTGGAAGGCCGGATCAGTCGAAGGAATAA
- a CDS encoding sulfotransferase family protein yields MLISYRYNFLFVHIAKTGGTSIRSALNRYRFRDPYFIPMSICSRLSALFGHRLACKLPRHAKAIAAREMLPREVFDRLFKFAFVRNPWDLQVSSWHHIQRERPHLLEGIGDFEAFLRWKLNRDRPYQFHIDTSIELQSDYLVDLHGNIIVDFIGRYERLEEDFKEVCLRIGIPAPRLPEKRRARDRRDYRSYYTSETAELIARHFARDIELFGYSFD; encoded by the coding sequence GTGCTCATTTCCTATCGTTACAACTTTCTCTTTGTCCATATCGCCAAGACCGGGGGGACAAGTATCCGCTCCGCGCTCAACAGGTACCGATTCCGCGACCCCTATTTTATTCCAATGTCTATCTGCAGCAGGCTAAGCGCCCTTTTCGGCCACCGGCTTGCCTGCAAACTGCCCCGTCATGCCAAGGCCATAGCGGCACGGGAGATGCTTCCCCGCGAGGTCTTTGACCGGCTTTTCAAGTTCGCCTTCGTACGAAATCCCTGGGACCTTCAGGTCAGCTCATGGCATCACATACAGAGGGAGCGCCCGCATCTGCTTGAGGGCATTGGGGATTTCGAGGCCTTTCTTCGATGGAAATTAAACCGGGATAGGCCATACCAGTTCCACATAGACACATCCATCGAGCTCCAGTCCGACTACCTCGTTGACCTTCATGGGAACATCATTGTGGACTTTATCGGGAGATACGAGAGATTGGAGGAGGACTTCAAAGAGGTCTGTCTAAGGATCGGCATCCCTGCGCCGAGGCTTCCGGAAAAGAGGCGCGCCAGGGACAGAAGGGATTATCGTTCGTATTATACGAGTGAGACCGCTGAACTCATAGCACGTCATTTTGCTCGGGATATCGAGCTGTTCGGTTATTCCTTCGACTGA
- a CDS encoding ferredoxin family protein — MFQITIDYDKCQGDEECVNACPAQVYDFVDGRPVPTRSDDCLGCETCVEVCPVGAITVEEV; from the coding sequence ATGTTCCAGATCACAATCGATTATGACAAGTGCCAGGGCGATGAAGAATGTGTGAACGCCTGTCCCGCCCAGGTTTATGACTTCGTGGATGGAAGGCCTGTGCCAACGCGGTCCGACGACTGTCTCGGCTGTGAGACCTGCGTTGAGGTCTGTCCGGTCGGGGCCATCACTGTCGAAGAGGTGTAA
- a CDS encoding bifunctional riboflavin kinase/FAD synthetase, whose amino-acid sequence MKVYRGTEANFEPFYLPAVTVGNFDGVHLGHQALFQKTVQIAQSRRGDAVAVTFEPHPMKVLRPANPPKLISDLEHKCELISRAGISALVVIPFTRDFAARTADEFVKGFLFGKLGMRDLVVGYDYACGKDRQGNIPYLIAVGRELGFRVHVVPPITIDGMVVSSTKVRELVSEGKMRDVARLLGRYYQIRGVVQEGKRRGGPVVGFPTANLHLDEEELVPRSGVYVVQVIHESRCYGGVLNIGRNPTFEDDEMLRAEAHIFDFNRDIYGDPIKINLLERIREERRFPGPGELARQIAKDIEGAKKILSSEADLERACLEA is encoded by the coding sequence ATGAAGGTCTACAGAGGAACGGAGGCCAATTTTGAGCCGTTTTATCTCCCTGCGGTGACCGTCGGGAATTTCGACGGGGTGCATCTCGGCCACCAGGCCCTTTTCCAAAAGACGGTCCAAATCGCGCAGTCGCGGCGAGGGGATGCGGTGGCGGTAACATTCGAGCCCCATCCCATGAAGGTCTTGCGCCCTGCTAATCCACCTAAGTTGATCTCCGACCTTGAGCACAAGTGCGAACTCATCTCCAGGGCCGGGATCAGCGCGCTTGTAGTGATACCCTTCACCCGGGACTTTGCGGCAAGGACTGCCGACGAGTTCGTGAAGGGATTCCTTTTCGGGAAGCTCGGGATGCGGGACCTCGTGGTTGGATACGACTACGCCTGCGGCAAGGACCGACAGGGGAATATCCCCTATCTCATCGCTGTCGGGCGTGAACTCGGTTTTAGGGTGCATGTAGTGCCGCCGATCACGATAGACGGGATGGTGGTGAGCAGCACCAAGGTGAGGGAACTCGTCTCAGAAGGAAAGATGCGGGATGTGGCGCGCCTACTCGGCCGGTACTATCAGATACGGGGCGTGGTCCAGGAAGGAAAACGGCGGGGCGGGCCTGTCGTCGGTTTTCCCACTGCCAATCTCCACCTCGACGAGGAGGAACTCGTCCCACGTTCGGGTGTGTATGTGGTCCAGGTCATTCACGAGTCCAGGTGTTACGGAGGGGTCCTAAATATCGGACGAAATCCCACCTTCGAGGACGACGAAATGTTGCGGGCCGAGGCCCATATCTTCGATTTCAACCGGGATATCTATGGCGATCCCATCAAGATCAATCTCCTTGAGAGGATTCGGGAGGAAAGGCGGTTTCCCGGTCCCGGCGAGCTGGCCCGTCAGATCGCCAAGGACATAGAAGGCGCAAAGAAGATCCTTTCGTCTGAGGCCGATCTGGAACGGGCCTGCCTCGAGGCATGA
- a CDS encoding CBS domain-containing protein: protein MSGRLARDIMTKNVITVSPDTPVSELARLFMDHRFNGVPVVGSDGMLVGVVTQDDLIDQHKKVHIPTVINLLDSVFFLESPDRLDKELKKMIGMTAGDICSKSVVTVTEDTAIEEVATIIAERRIHTIPVVDKGRLVGIIGRIDVIRTLLPA, encoded by the coding sequence ATGAGCGGACGTTTGGCTCGTGACATCATGACGAAGAACGTGATCACTGTATCCCCGGATACCCCGGTCTCAGAACTTGCCCGTCTTTTCATGGACCATCGATTCAACGGGGTGCCAGTTGTGGGGTCAGACGGCATGCTCGTGGGGGTCGTGACCCAGGACGATCTAATCGATCAGCACAAAAAGGTCCATATCCCCACTGTCATCAATCTTCTTGACTCGGTCTTTTTCCTCGAAAGTCCGGACCGGCTGGACAAGGAACTCAAGAAGATGATCGGCATGACAGCTGGAGACATCTGTTCAAAAAGCGTGGTTACGGTTACGGAAGACACTGCGATCGAGGAGGTCGCAACGATCATCGCAGAGCGTCGAATCCACACGATTCCGGTAGTTGACAAGGGGCGTCTTGTTGGGATCATCGGCCGGATCGACGTCATCCGGACACTGCTTCCGGCCTGA
- a CDS encoding PxxKW family cysteine-rich protein, whose protein sequence is MNACTTLKPGTPCNFMSPRGCTYPGGACMEIIDKCEGCGHIMEYEEKKFCSVYPNPAAKWRRGVCNFATHVKVEMPKDESGKKINPLKAAKRAARGH, encoded by the coding sequence ATGAATGCATGCACAACACTCAAGCCCGGAACTCCTTGCAATTTCATGTCCCCCAGGGGCTGCACATATCCCGGGGGGGCCTGCATGGAAATCATCGACAAATGCGAAGGCTGCGGGCACATCATGGAATATGAGGAGAAAAAATTCTGCAGCGTCTATCCCAACCCCGCTGCCAAGTGGCGCAGAGGCGTCTGCAATTTCGCAACCCATGTCAAGGTGGAAATGCCGAAGGACGAGAGCGGGAAGAAGATCAACCCCCTAAAGGCGGCCAAACGCGCGGCCCGAGGTCACTGA
- a CDS encoding pyridoxal phosphate-dependent aminotransferase: MSWTHPLSRRVTHLKPSPTLATDAKAKAMKAQGIDILNFSVGEPDFDTPDHVKEAAARAIRDGFTKYTAVGGILELRQAIADKLAADYGICLRPEEIMVSTGGKQALYNAVQAIVDPGDEVIIPVPYWVSYPPIVELAGGVPRYLSCEARSGYGLDHDALRAIITPKTRAIILNSPSNPTGAVLSRGDLEAVGDLALRHGFYVISDDIYDAIRFDGGRPENVASVLPEARDHVLIINGVSKAYAMTGWRIGYLAGPEKVVKAASKIQGQSTSNPNSIAQKAALAAYRGPQDCVVAMREAFRKRRDYILERLGRIPGVSCVEPQGAFYVFPDFSAYFDKEFAGKGLGDSVGMSDFLLEQARLAVVPGIAFGDDRCIRFSYATDISVIEKGMDRLEEAISSLGG, encoded by the coding sequence ATGTCCTGGACTCATCCCCTTTCCCGGCGTGTCACCCATCTCAAACCCTCCCCGACCCTTGCTACGGACGCAAAGGCCAAGGCCATGAAGGCCCAGGGGATCGACATCTTGAATTTTTCCGTCGGAGAGCCCGATTTCGACACCCCGGATCACGTCAAGGAGGCCGCCGCCAGGGCCATACGGGATGGATTTACGAAATACACGGCGGTCGGCGGGATCCTGGAGCTCAGGCAGGCGATCGCTGACAAGCTTGCCGCCGATTACGGGATCTGCTTGCGTCCAGAGGAGATCATGGTGTCCACCGGGGGAAAGCAGGCGCTCTACAACGCGGTCCAGGCCATTGTTGACCCTGGAGACGAGGTGATCATTCCCGTGCCGTACTGGGTTTCCTATCCCCCTATAGTGGAGCTTGCCGGGGGTGTCCCCCGGTATCTTTCCTGCGAGGCCCGGTCCGGTTACGGGCTCGATCACGATGCCCTTCGGGCCATCATCACCCCGAAGACCCGTGCCATCATCCTGAACAGCCCTTCGAACCCCACAGGTGCGGTCCTGTCCCGGGGGGATCTGGAGGCCGTGGGGGATCTTGCCCTACGGCACGGTTTCTATGTCATCAGCGACGACATATATGACGCCATCAGATTTGATGGCGGAAGGCCTGAAAACGTCGCGTCTGTCTTACCTGAGGCGCGGGACCATGTGCTCATCATCAACGGCGTTTCCAAGGCATACGCCATGACAGGGTGGCGCATTGGCTATCTTGCCGGTCCCGAAAAGGTTGTTAAGGCCGCATCAAAGATCCAGGGCCAGAGCACGTCCAACCCCAATTCAATCGCCCAGAAGGCGGCGCTCGCCGCCTACCGGGGCCCGCAGGACTGCGTCGTGGCCATGCGGGAGGCCTTTCGTAAGCGGCGGGACTACATCCTGGAAAGACTCGGGAGGATTCCGGGCGTCTCTTGCGTGGAGCCCCAAGGGGCCTTTTATGTCTTTCCCGACTTTTCCGCCTATTTTGATAAGGAGTTTGCCGGCAAGGGGCTCGGTGATTCGGTCGGGATGTCCGATTTTCTCCTGGAGCAGGCCCGATTGGCCGTAGTCCCTGGGATCGCCTTCGGAGACGATAGATGTATCCGTTTTTCTTATGCGACGGACATCAGCGTGATCGAAAAGGGGATGGACCGTCTGGAGGAGGCCATCTCCTCGCTGGGTGGATGA
- the truA gene encoding tRNA pseudouridine(38-40) synthase TruA — MRNIRLVCRYDGTGFHGWQRQPGRTTVQEVIETALFRMTGEAVTLVGSGRTDAGVHALAQVASFRTSSRIPPEGFVRGLNSLLPHGIVILSAEEVPPDFHALRDAIGKLYRYHIVVSPVRDPFWDHRAWVIPRSLDVASMRAAAAHLVGTHDFSAFQASGGSAKTSVRTVFHAFLEPCPCPFFPPIDGSAHYVFSIAADGFLRYMVRNIVGTLVDVGTGRIESQSIPGIIKSRDRSRAGMTAPPYGLYLERVFYLPEDIPMRFP; from the coding sequence GTGAGAAACATCCGCCTCGTGTGCCGCTACGACGGCACCGGGTTCCACGGATGGCAGAGACAACCTGGGCGGACGACCGTCCAGGAGGTCATTGAGACCGCCCTTTTTCGCATGACGGGCGAGGCCGTCACCCTTGTAGGGTCTGGGCGTACTGATGCCGGCGTCCATGCACTTGCTCAGGTCGCAAGTTTTCGGACCTCTTCCCGGATCCCGCCCGAGGGTTTCGTAAGGGGTCTAAATAGTCTCCTTCCGCACGGCATCGTCATACTTTCCGCCGAGGAGGTCCCGCCCGATTTCCATGCCCTAAGGGACGCCATCGGAAAGCTCTATCGCTACCATATTGTCGTCTCTCCGGTCAGGGATCCTTTCTGGGACCATCGCGCCTGGGTCATCCCCCGCAGTCTCGATGTGGCATCTATGAGGGCAGCCGCGGCACATCTCGTGGGTACCCACGACTTCAGCGCATTCCAGGCGAGCGGAGGAAGCGCCAAGACATCGGTCAGGACCGTGTTTCACGCCTTTCTGGAACCCTGCCCCTGTCCTTTCTTCCCACCCATTGACGGGTCGGCTCATTATGTCTTTTCCATTGCTGCTGACGGTTTCCTGCGCTATATGGTGCGAAACATCGTGGGGACCCTGGTGGACGTGGGGACAGGGAGGATTGAGTCCCAGTCGATTCCAGGCATTATCAAATCTCGGGACCGTTCCCGTGCGGGCATGACGGCCCCGCCCTACGGCCTTTACCTCGAGAGGGTCTTTTACCTGCCCGAGGACATCCCCATGAGGTTTCCATAA
- the argC gene encoding N-acetyl-gamma-glutamyl-phosphate reductase, translating to MRVAIVGGSGYTGIELLRILAGHPGAQVVAVTSRQFEGRPISTVFPSLRGYDGLAFSSLAPDAVAQEAEVVFAAVPHQAAMAIVPEYLDRGLRVIDLSADFRLRDKAVYEAWYQPHSAPQLLAEAVYGLPELYSSRIASARLVANPGCYPTSAVLPLVPLLRAGLIDPGDIVIDSKSGASGAGRSPSIATLFCEVNEGFKAYKVGNHRHTPEIEQELSMAAGVPVAVSFTPHLVPMTRGILTTIYGRLTRKVSTRDVLGCLGEAYAGCTFVRIHSEGDFPNTSHVKGSNYCDIGAYVDGRTGRVVLVSAIDNLVKGASGQAVQNLNIMFGLDEKAGLGIQPLYP from the coding sequence ATGCGTGTCGCTATTGTCGGGGGTTCAGGTTATACGGGCATCGAGCTTCTTCGAATACTTGCAGGTCATCCCGGTGCTCAGGTCGTTGCCGTCACCTCCCGCCAGTTCGAAGGCCGTCCTATCTCGACGGTCTTTCCCTCCCTGCGGGGATATGACGGGCTTGCCTTTTCCTCTCTTGCTCCTGATGCCGTGGCACAGGAGGCTGAGGTCGTCTTTGCTGCGGTCCCCCACCAGGCGGCCATGGCCATCGTCCCCGAATACCTCGATCGCGGGCTTAGGGTCATCGATCTTTCAGCGGATTTTCGCCTTCGGGACAAGGCGGTCTATGAGGCCTGGTATCAGCCCCACAGCGCACCCCAACTCCTTGCCGAGGCCGTTTACGGCCTTCCCGAACTCTATTCCTCCCGTATCGCCTCTGCGCGGCTCGTGGCCAATCCCGGATGCTATCCCACGAGCGCCGTCCTTCCCCTCGTTCCCCTTCTGCGCGCCGGCCTGATCGACCCAGGTGATATCGTCATCGATTCCAAGTCCGGGGCGAGCGGGGCAGGGCGGAGCCCGTCGATTGCGACCCTCTTCTGCGAGGTGAACGAGGGATTCAAGGCCTACAAGGTGGGAAATCATCGGCACACTCCCGAAATCGAGCAGGAACTCAGTATGGCAGCGGGTGTCCCTGTTGCCGTATCCTTTACCCCTCATCTCGTTCCCATGACCCGGGGTATCCTGACAACGATCTACGGTCGCCTCACCCGGAAGGTTTCCACCCGAGACGTCCTCGGTTGTCTTGGTGAGGCCTATGCGGGGTGTACCTTCGTGCGGATCCATTCCGAAGGGGATTTCCCAAATACGTCCCATGTCAAGGGGAGCAACTACTGTGACATCGGGGCCTATGTGGACGGGCGCACCGGGCGTGTGGTCCTTGTCTCTGCCATCGACAACCTGGTCAAAGGGGCCTCGGGACAGGCGGTCCAGAACCTCAACATCATGTTCGGTCTGGACGAGAAGGCCGGGCTCGGGATCCAGCCCCTCTATCCATAG